From the Leptospira biflexa serovar Patoc strain 'Patoc 1 (Paris)' genome, one window contains:
- the dcd gene encoding dCTP deaminase — translation MILTGKEILKRLGSDIKIEPYDEKLLNPNSYNLRLHEDLLVYSEFPLDMKKPNPVRTLKIPEEGLLLEPGNLYLGRTIEFTETHNLVPMLEGRSSIGRLGMFVHITAGFGDVGFKGFWTLEIQVTHPLRVYSGVQICQIFYHTVEGEISEYKSGKYQANQGIQPSLLYKDFEKK, via the coding sequence TTGATTTTAACTGGCAAAGAAATTTTAAAAAGACTCGGTTCCGATATCAAAATTGAACCCTATGATGAAAAACTATTAAATCCAAATTCCTATAATTTACGATTACACGAAGATTTATTGGTTTATTCTGAATTTCCATTGGATATGAAAAAACCAAATCCTGTACGAACCTTAAAAATTCCGGAAGAAGGTTTGTTGCTTGAACCGGGGAATTTGTATTTAGGAAGAACCATAGAATTCACGGAAACTCATAACCTTGTTCCCATGTTAGAGGGAAGGTCTTCCATAGGAAGACTTGGAATGTTTGTTCATATCACTGCTGGATTTGGAGATGTGGGGTTTAAAGGATTTTGGACTTTGGAAATCCAAGTGACTCATCCGTTACGTGTGTATTCAGGTGTGCAAATTTGCCAGATATTCTACCATACTGTGGAAGGGGAAATCAGCGAATACAAATCAGGAAAGTACCAAGCGAATCAAGGGATCCAACCTTCCTTACTCTATAAAGACTTTGAAAAAAAGTAA
- a CDS encoding enoyl-CoA hydratase-related protein, which produces MNTVSLQTIDSYVAFMELNRPEAKNAISIQFLNELQNCIANVESGKFRALVIMGVGDSFCSGADLKERKTMSETEVKTFLRNINLCFSRLTNLPIPTIAAINGFAFGGGLELAISCDIRYANSTAIMGLTETKLGIIPGAGGTQRLSRIVGEATAMEWIFSGKKLTSVEALERGLVSKVVNPEELKDSSLALAREISESAPIAVSAAKKAIRQGFQLPMESALVWEQLCYSETLTSKDRLEALQAFAEKRKPIFKGE; this is translated from the coding sequence ATGAACACTGTCTCACTCCAAACGATTGATTCTTATGTAGCATTCATGGAATTGAATCGACCTGAGGCAAAAAACGCGATTTCGATTCAATTTTTGAATGAGTTACAGAACTGTATTGCAAACGTAGAATCAGGTAAATTTCGAGCCCTTGTGATCATGGGAGTCGGAGATTCCTTCTGTTCAGGTGCCGACTTAAAGGAACGAAAGACTATGTCGGAAACAGAAGTCAAAACTTTCCTTCGAAATATCAATCTATGTTTTTCCAGATTGACAAACTTACCAATCCCTACGATTGCAGCCATTAACGGCTTTGCGTTTGGAGGTGGTTTAGAATTGGCAATTTCGTGTGATATTCGTTATGCGAATAGTACAGCAATTATGGGTTTAACCGAAACAAAACTTGGTATCATCCCTGGCGCTGGCGGAACACAAAGATTATCTCGTATTGTTGGAGAAGCAACTGCGATGGAATGGATTTTTTCTGGTAAAAAATTAACAAGTGTCGAGGCACTTGAACGGGGTTTGGTTTCGAAAGTTGTGAATCCAGAGGAACTTAAGGATTCTTCTCTTGCCTTAGCAAGGGAGATATCAGAATCTGCACCTATCGCTGTTTCTGCTGCGAAAAAGGCAATTCGGCAAGGGTTCCAATTGCCAATGGAATCAGCATTAGTTTGGGAACAATTGTGTTATTCTGAAACGTTAACATCGAAAGATAGATTAGAAGCCTTACAAGCTTTCGCCGAAAAAAGAAAACCAATATTTAAGGGAGAATGA